The Oreochromis niloticus isolate F11D_XX linkage group LG18, O_niloticus_UMD_NMBU, whole genome shotgun sequence DNA window GCCCTGACTTTAGTAATCGATTAAGATAATAGATTCAGATAAGAAATCCCTCTGTCTTATTAATGAGCAGTAATAAATACTAAAAAGCGAAAACAGGGGTTCGCTAACCCCGCCTCTGATGCACCTGTGTGCTGCTTCCACGTAAGACAGTCGCTGCCGCCAGCCTCGGTTTAAAGGTGAATCAGACGtttctctgtaaaacaaacGGCGGTGGACGGAGCAGCTTTTCTGCAGTTTGTTGATGCTTCGATGAAGGAGTTTGTCCCTGTAAAGGTTTTAACGGGAACCTCCTGCCTCGTCTTTGATTCACTCTGACGCTCTCACCTGAGCCACAGTGAGTCTCAGGTGAGCCTCGGTTACTTGAGCCCGGGTCTCATCCCTCTGGTGGAAACTTTTCAGAGTGGCGCCGTTTCTGGTTTCGTCTTTCTTAAGTTGAGCTTTGCCCTGGCTCACAGGCGCAGCATCACCACTGTCTGCTTCACCTGGGAGTGTTTCCATAGGTGGAGAGGGGGCGTGGCTGTAAGCAAGCTGTTGGTTCACGGAAATGTTCCCACACACGCGTTAGCGCTCCGTCTGCTGCAGCGTATAAAATGACCAAAAGAGTAAACGCGGCACCTCACCTGCTCCTGACCAGGTGAGGTGCTCAGCATCTGTTACCATGGCGATTTGGCagctaaaaagagaaaatcagaatcagcatactttattaatccctcaggAAATGATGTGGGTTATAGTTGCTCCAGTACAGAAACTGTTAcagatttaagaaatagcactaatatatagAAATCACCCAAtaataaatatcaaggattGACAGCAATTACAAAGTAGAAAGAGCGTGTGCAAAAGGCTGTAACtactgcagtgtttacagtgtgttagatggaggagttaTAAGGGAGATGAGTGTGGTGCATTATGGGTAATCTCAGCCTCTCACTGAGCATGCTCCTGTAGGTAGCCAGcacgtcatggagtgggtgggaggtattatccatcattgtctttatcttggacaacatccgcctcccTGACACCACCCTGAGGGAATCCAGCTCCATCCctacaacattactggccttgcgATCAGTTTACTGAGCCTGTTGGCAAAACGTCAGCGCTCTTTAAACTAACAGGTAGCTTGAGGTGTTCAGGCCACCTGAGGATGAACATGAACGACCTCACCTGTTCACCTCACAGCGGCCTCTACTCTTCTTCCCCTCCCTCAGGTGGAGTTTGGCGTTGTCTTCAGCTGCGTGGAGGACAAGATGTTCACGGCGAGGCGGGGAAAGGGAGCATTCTGTAACGGTGAGCCGCTGCAGGTGTCCCGGCAGGAAGGTCAGTGCTCAGCGAACTGATAACCAATAAATTGGTGACATCACTTATGCAGGCAGTCGGTCACCTGTTTGTTTATCTGTGTGTGATGTCATCAGCCGTGGAACAGGCGATGGTGGCCACGGAGTTTGGATCGAACAGAGACACTGACGTCGTCAATAAAATCTTCCAGAGCCTCCGAAACATCCTCTGTCTCCCCGTTCACGGGTAAGGCTGCCGCCGCGCTGACATCACTGCACGCTTGTTTTCCCGTAGCTGACGTGTCCATCTGCCTCAGGGTGCGCGGGGCGGGTTCCGCCGCCATCAACATGTGTCTCGTGGCGTCGGGCTGTGTGGAGGCGTACTATGAGATCGGGATCCACGTTTGGGATGTGGCTGCTGCGTCGTTGATAGTGTCCGAGGCCGGCGGCGTGCTGATGGACGTCGAAGGTAAGCTAACCCACCAACAGCACATTACCGTGCTCATGCGTTTCCAGCTAACGGTGTTTCCGTGTTCAGGTGGCGACGTGGACCTGATGTCCAGGAGGATCATCGCCGCTAACAGCAAAACGATCGCAGAGCGACTCATCAAAGCGATCGTCCCCTTCAGCGTGCCCAGAGATGACGCCGCACCACCGAAGAAGAGCTGAACACACACTGACAGGCGTGAGCAGGAGCACACCTTCCTGTTTGgaaagtttaaataaagttttctaTAAAAGCACCCGCGTGTTTGTGTGAC harbors:
- the LOC100712427 gene encoding inositol monophosphatase 1 isoform X2 produces the protein MSSRRRQRSVVERRRRNPDVELLTRYGLPSDRPREPQEAPPTWLTPGRTPWTTLSPWHEKPERFIGEESVAAGEPCVLSDSPTWIIDPIDGTTNFVHAFPFVAISIGFAINKQVEFGVVFSCVEDKMFTARRGKGAFCNGEPLQVSRQEAVEQAMVATEFGSNRDTDVVNKIFQSLRNILCLPVHGVRGAGSAAINMCLVASGCVEAYYEIGIHVWDVAAASLIVSEAGGVLMDVEGGDVDLMSRRIIAANSKTIAERLIKAIVPFSVPRDDAAPPKKS
- the LOC100712427 gene encoding inositol monophosphatase 1 isoform X1; protein product: MADPWQNAMDHAVAVARKAGEVVCEALRGDRAVMTKSSVVDLVTQTDQKVEQLIIHSVKERFPTHRFIGEESVAAGEPCVLSDSPTWIIDPIDGTTNFVHAFPFVAISIGFAINKQVEFGVVFSCVEDKMFTARRGKGAFCNGEPLQVSRQEAVEQAMVATEFGSNRDTDVVNKIFQSLRNILCLPVHGVRGAGSAAINMCLVASGCVEAYYEIGIHVWDVAAASLIVSEAGGVLMDVEGGDVDLMSRRIIAANSKTIAERLIKAIVPFSVPRDDAAPPKKS